The following proteins come from a genomic window of Amphiura filiformis chromosome 16, Afil_fr2py, whole genome shotgun sequence:
- the LOC140135706 gene encoding uncharacterized protein, which produces MVNEHSNEAQCGTSTGYSSVADLNRYPREIQRSRSSQYHMTDDPNHHSNKDQRSTSTGYPSIADPNSYPTGIRETRPSQYSMLDVHSQHSNEGQRYSSKGYQAVTDVSPYPSGSSHQGLHPFHHTPEWTGSGEGQFGHEPDVISSRTKQNRRLPIVTHPGQHLYQREAGGHVESASDGGEMVGKQREVLPVILSVTSLSKSWRKEVVGGDGSTEK; this is translated from the exons ATGGTGAATGAACATTCCAATGAGGCCCAATGTGGTACTTCCACAGGATATTCTTCTGTAGCTGATCTAAATAGATACCCCAGAGAGATTCAAAGGAGCAGGTCTTCACAGTACCACATGACGGATGACCCCAATCATCACTCTAATAAGGACCAAAGAAGTACGTCCACAGGATATCCTTCAATAGCTGATCCCAACAGTTATCCGACAGGGATCCGAGAGACCAGGCCTTCACAGTACTCCATGCTAGACGTGCATAGTCAACACAGCAATGAGGGCCAAAGATATAGTTCTAAAGGGTATCAGGCTGTGACTGATGTCAGTCCATATCCCAGTGGTAGCAGTCATCAGGGATTGCATCCATTTCATCACACGCCAGAATGGACCGGTAGTGGAGAGGGACAATTTGGACATGAGCCAGATGTCATATCATCTAGGACCA aaCAAAACAGGAGGCTTCCTATTGTGACCCATCCTGGACAACACTTGTACCAAAGAGAGGCTGGTGGTCATGTTGAGAGTGCGAGTGATGGGGGCGAGATGGTTGGCAAGCAACGGGAAGTATTACCAGTCATCCTGAGTGTTACGTCTTTGAGTAAATCATGGAGAAAAGAAGTCGTTGGTGGTGATGGGTCGACAGAAAAGTAA
- the LOC140172483 gene encoding uncharacterized protein produces MQDAGKTRSQQMKQVFTCSNCNSSFTKKNLLKLHLFGRNNCQKKNEYSAPGKSRYTCKRCEKPFDYKSELIVHQHLMANCGKKRRRVTSSTVGDSSYKVSQLVAGEVNSTPGVSSEDSRTRDDDNGLAMEDATGDEETTELLSNVGERKENMAAERKLLTCPTSNRSFKKKNMLTLHLERKGKDWQKKNKYSPPVIDDTENKGTESSPSGLYICKVCGFKNKARTAVENHICHVHSGFSHVISKLFTFKRGKQEQKLNLKRDSKRNFKCSYCAKKSTLKENMKAHIRLHSGELPFQCNVCGGKKKSQLAIAQHIWKMHKAAAIDQCMYKEQDKLVVMQTTESDMNDTSTRDGLSLPEDSSQVSTEGPSESNSDADFDKEAMGDRLEVAAGNQGMHSCQLCDFKSAKSTDVVMHIRSQHWGTSSAISKLFTFQCGEIEQKMNLKRDARSRLFKCPYCLKTSKDKRNLKIHIRIHTGELPYKCRLCSRGTNQWSQMATHIWKMHLDDAINKCLYKEREVATPMPNIEETNLNEMATRDATPDDDSMFPSDEFEPNDDDICQENDRSSESTLNNTIQHQCGVCHFQGLTSSSLEDHIKKVHWGSSSAVSKCFTFKRGPVEMKLKLDQDNIGDLFKCPYCSKKGSNKEHLRVHSRIHSGECPYKCILCGDDKKRQNEIASHIWKKHEDYVLDMIMKRKSIKSAPSSTQMKVEERRRICNTAGVCNIDMDDNDDKQASTTKLSDEAVMDRQSNNIVVSHMVTQEVFNGRTRALPKTIANVDDDQIHVPASTNLSDSELKGPACNILEEGNQVSNKGTHSCQVCNFKSAKSADVVMHIRSQHWGTSSSISELFTFQCGEIEQKMNLKRDARSRLFKCPYCLKTAKFKHQLQVHFRIHTGELPYKCRLCSRATSQWTLITRHIWKMHTEDAIKKCFYKESDVATPMPNIKEINLNEMATQDSTPYDDMDETTTPDGTLPEDTSQVSTEGPSLDDGDAFNNQPTPEKINSGDPSKSNNDADIDKEAMGDRLDVEVGNQGTHRCKMCDFKSANSIDVAMHIRSQHWGTSSSISKLFTFQCGEIEQEMNLKQDARSRFFKCPYCLKTSKSKYHLKIHIRIHTGELPFKCRLCNRGTSQQSQMATHIWKMHSEDAINKCFYKESDVATPMPNFKEINLNEMATQDSTPDDDSMFPSDEFEPNDDDGERAAAYVIIKDGNQETNRSSTSTASSTGFKDMHLPNKNAPMDISHHEDANTDLGCLDKFLSSTLNGADQGIFSKIGEYLQHLHPSLTEESCDGLSAASDNDAGKEDMQTNAKMTEKQECKKELQDQQIVSLNPSKQTSHLVEHPRPLDDPLLDDITGVDILYSPSVSETIVLAGLLNTSQFRCIYCGEQFGSAEDVALHSRKHTIGKPCRCMHCGYQTADKAPMKDHVKLQHHKTGSVMSTISCIKGIDTRETDKTDVLKDPENGTLLSYEGREGSEGFARKEDVDLPFGKESEDMMHKAQTCGLQKEVGSGTLPKGAESGMTKGGSERNALPTGAKSKNLPDMKTKNCGNGRRDEYDFTDTEGVDADPDHNEVVVNVKKVSNADTKMESKGMNPQTSWVQCDLCSKWRKLPADVNVSEVTEEDEWYCKMNPDRSHNDCEIPEESYDENEMVIYSDSGEKAGDCVRRVKCGRPRKFQQRPVKNGDTKQTTSNRSCRNQSGKRLYVEEKGNDASFDSPTKQRKLQAQGLGWCFSCGGLCNGDCMKVSKKMAHTEESATGGDIVEMGKSQSETRGSKKRTHSEESATGGDFFEMGKMQSETRGSKRRTHSEESATGGDFVEMGKTQSETRGSKKRTHPEESATGGDFVEMGKTQSGVTGGDRHPVKNIGKHTGAGTYGNDIIKLNHDYIIEESQAEMELTQKLKSARSMQCPYCHKKFGSISNVISHTRIHTGANPYVCLHCKHRCIHRQNMLFHIINRHWERSNEAFAKMIAWCGKKTGTKSKVYKEMRHKHVCTQPEIRPFCCVVCASHFTSKMAAKSHIFAKHGNIFQRCVAKLQRVKNSKQCKEMFGTSDGKIDESKSEAVLLQDGLSKDKCKEGMLQKVGEKGDHGLVSDPQATNHSISDKTSDAKDVTEENIDEKDVEYANAKEVMLEIEKVEEKSDETSDAKKVTVEKVKEKGDETSDAKKVTVEKVEEKGDETSDANEITVEKVEEKGDETSDANVITVEKVDEKSDETSDANEVMVEKVDEKSDETSDAKEVMVEKVDEKSDETSDAKEVMVEKVVEKDDATLNAKKVMAENIDEKGDETSDAKEVMVEKGDATLNAKKVMAENIDEKGDEASDAEEVTIVKIIENGVETMNAEENFYARGDEPSDAKVVKAENIDKKGDETSETKEVTVEKIDENGDDDDGTLENVRKSFQAMLEKLIQESADDDDTSENLNTNDNEALATNTETDVTNPEILLDNVGDFDAVEARPLISQTIFEAKEAKLKELHNAKGNEDIASEPVADVIGNSEMSGENETSIHSLDLDVKEVTPLTSYEDDDVALHRDFKDIDNYDDFFRDGMQVITDSEKNSDAGMQVTNVAITCNHVKTEPRSFRECDASIDSSTAGLRDGMHQGDMNDSRDMSHSGDMNDSGDMNDSGDMSDSGDMQDSGDMRDSGDMSHSGDMSHSGDMRDSGDMNSYGDISNYKNMSNSYDLKYDDSFKNGMQVITDSEKNSDSGTHIADVEIIGDYIKMEPRSPSKWDASIDSSTARLRDSIHQGEENKDDIKEINLQQIEMTSVTVVEHINGLVDDKTDMSDSGDKDDSGNMSDSGDMSDSGDMSDSGDMSDSEDVIHSGDMIDSGDMSDSGDMSDSEDMSDSEVMSDSGNMRDSYEMRYDDSFKNGMQVITNSEKNSNASTHVADAASTCNQVKIEPRSPREYDASIDSSIAADEESTCNHVKVEPRSPRECDASIDSSIAGLRDCFHQSHKAGTLSTCTTIRDRKACSNDCTNLEESEDVHTPERTDRTRRISHGQSSSAVEEPSGTTGLSNMSNQVPVPKSEEPALQQAVFDEQNTVHCSADGSSGEGLHVNRVQNSSPMSGLTRPSVPSVNRASFTDTYHHGRAEVRESSDQGENASHNSMAMPVVKNRICNVHPNNTSHNQSSWSSSWNPQPSSTSKRSVDFVYAPSAGEKLIWEAQVVQCPVCSVEKDSTKEVMSHMREYHSSETPFRCCHCMYSSMNVQTMVDHGNRLHPASLYDLCHFFHICQWQSVGNNGATPCTPRASGKRACRPLNADAEFYHCTSCGFKSFQLPMMVDHIQRAHKKSLYLEIDPSTQQVVCPVCLHHWDHLQIALSHTCSGAGRNILFAYGESVEESQEQRAGQNRNSGDGGFNTVWNPAQSTVTTHCHSSLSSHALSGQEAFHGIQYSRQHPSSVDLRIRPTSPEYNANPSPYPRE; encoded by the exons ATGCAAGATGCCGGTAAAACAAG ATCCCAGCAAATGAAGCAGGTCTTCACCTGTTCAAACTGCAATTCATCATTTACAAAGAAAAATCTGTTAAAATTGCATCTATTTGGAAGGAACAACTGTCAGAAGAAGAATGAGTACTCTGCACCAGGCAAAAGTAGGTACACATGCAAGCGATGTGAGAAACCCTTCGACTACAAATCAGAACTTATCGTACATCAGCATCTGATGGCTAATTGTGGCAAAAAGAGACGCAGAGTGACATCTTCGACCGTGGGTGATTCCTCATACAAAGTTTCTCAGCTGGTAGCGGGGGAAGTTAACTCAACACCAGGAGTTAGCTCAGAAGATTCACGGACTAGAGATGATGACAATGGTTTAGCAATGGAAGATGCAACAGGAGATGAAGAAACAACAGAACTTCTTTCAAAtgtaggagaaagaaaggaaaatatggCAGCAGAAAGAAAGCTACTCACCTGTCCTACCAGCAATAGATCATTTAAGAAGAAAAATATGTTGACATTGCAtctagaaaggaaaggaaaggactGGCAGAAGAAGAATAAGTACTCTCCACCAGTCATAGATGACACCGAGAACAAGGGCACAGAATCCAGTCCAAGTGGCCTGTATATCTGCAAAGTGTGTGGCTTCAAGAATAAAGCACGAACTGCTGTTGAGAATCATATTTGTCATGTACATAGTGGCTTCAGTCATGTCATATCAAAACTCTTCACTTTCAAGCGTGGAAAGCAGGAACAGAAGTTAAACCTGAAAAGAGATTCAAAAAGAAACTTCAAGTGTTCCTATTGTGCAAAGAAGTCAACTCTTAAAGAAAATATGAAAGCCCATATAAGACTACACAGTGGTGAGCTTCCCTTTCAGTGTAATGTTTGTGGCGGCAAGAAAAAGAGTCAATTGGCAATAGCCCAACATATATGGAAGATGCACAAAGCTGCAGCCATCGACCAGTGTATGTACAAAGAGCAAGATAAATTGGTTGTAATGCAGACTACTGAATCTGATATGAATGACACTTCCACTCGGGATGGCTTGAGTCTGCCGGAAGATTCAAGTCAAGTATCAACTGAAGGACCGAGTGAGTCAAACAGTGACGCTGACTTTGACAAAGAAGCCATGGGTGACAGATTGGAAGTTGCAGCAGGAAATCAAGGGATGCATAGTTGTCAATTATGTGATTTCAAGAGTGCAAAGTCCACAGATGTTGTAATGCATATACGCAGCCAGCATTGGGGCACTAGCTCAGCCATATCCAAGCTCTTTACATTCCAATGTGGTGAAATAGAACAGAAGATGAACTTGAAACGAGATGCTAGAAGTCGACTCTTCAAGTGTCCCTACTGCTTGAAAACATCAAAAGATAAACGGAATCTGAAAATCCACATTAGAATTCACACTGGTGAACTGCCATACAAGTGTAGATTGTGCAGCAGAGGTACAAATCAATGGAGCCAAATGGCAACTCACATCTGGAAGATGCACTTAGATGATGCTATCAACAAGTGTTTGTACAAGGAGAGGGAAGTAGCAACTCCAATGCCAAACATTGAAGagaccaatttgaatgaaatggCAACACGAGATGCTACTCCTGATGATGATAGCATGTTTCCATCAGATGAGTTTGAACCAAATGATGACGATATTTGCCAAGAGAATGATAGAAGCAGTGAATCAACattgaataacacaatacagcATCAATGTGGAGTGTGCCATTTCCAGGGCTTGACATCCTCTTCACTGGAAGATCACATCAAGAAAGTCCACTGGGGCTCAAGTTCAGCTGTATCCAAATGTTTTACATTCAAACGTGGACCAGTTGAAATGAAATTAAAGTTGGATCAAGACAACATAGGTGATCTTTTTAAGTGTCCATACTGCAGCAAAAAGGGTAGTAATAAGGAACATTTGAGAGTCCATAGTCGAATTCATAGTGGAGAATGTCCATACAAATGTATACTATGTGGCGATGACAAAAAGAGACAAAATGAAATAGCATCCCATATTTGGAAGAAGCATGAAGATTATGTGCTGGACATGATCATGAAGAGAAAAAGTATCAAATCTGCTCCAAGTTCTACTCAGATGAAAGTAGAGGAGAGAAGGCGTATTTGTAACACAGCAGGTGTTTGTAATATAGATatggatgataatgatgataagcaAGCATCAACTACCAAGCTATCAGATGAAGCAGTGATGGACAGACAGAGCAACAATATTGTTGTTTCTCATATGGTAACTCAGGAGGTTTTCAATGGTAGAACAAGGGCTCTTCCCAAGACCATTGCCAATGTTGATGATGACCAAATACATGTACCAGCCAGTACAAATCTATCAGACAGTGAATTGAAAGGACCTGCGTGTAACATATTAGAAGAGGGAAATCAAGTATCAAATAAAGGGACGCATAGTTGTCAAGTGTGTAATTTCAAGAGTGCAAAGTCCGCAGATGTTGTAATGCATATACGCAGCCAGCATTGGGGAACAAGCTCATCCATATCCGAGCTCTTTACGTTCCAGTGTGGAGAAATCGAACAGAAGATGAACTTGAAACGAGATGCTAGAAGTCGGCTCTTCAAGTGTCCCTACTGCTTGAAAACAGCAAAGTTTAAACATCAATTGCAAGTCCACTTTAGAATTCACACTGGTGAACTCCCATACAAGTGTAGATTGTGCAGCAGAGCTACAAGTCAGTGGACTCTAATTACAAGACATATCTGGAAGATGCATACAGAGGATGCAATCAAAAAGTGTTTCTACAAGGAGAGTGATGTAGCAACTCCAATGCCAAACATCAAGGAaatcaatttgaatgaaatggCAACACAAGATTCTACTCCTTATGATGATATGGATGAGACTACCACTCCAGATGGAACTCTGCCTGAAGATACCAGTCAAGTATCAACTGAAGGACCCAGTTTAGATGATGGTGATGCATTCAATAATCAACCTACTCCAGAGAAAATAAATAGTGGTGATCCAAGTAAGTCAAACAATGATGCTGATATTGACAAAGAAGCCATGGGTGACAGATTGGACGTTGAAGTAGGAAATCAAGGAACACACAGATGTAAAATGTGTGATTTCAAGAGTGCAAATTCCATAGATGTTGCAATGCATATACGCAGCCAGCATTGGGGAACTAGCTCATCCATATCCAAGCTCTTTACATTCCAATGTGGAGAAATAGAACAGGAGATGAACTTGAAACAAGATGCTAGAAGTCGGTTCTTCAAGTGTCCCTACTGCTTGAAAACATCAAAGTCTAAATATCATCTGAAAATCCATATCAGGATTCACACTGGTGAACTCCCATTCAAATGTAGATTGTGCAACAGAGGTACAAGTCAACAGAGCCAAATGGCAACTCACATCTGGAAGATGCACTCAGAGGATGCTATCAACAAGTGTTTCTACAAGGAGAGTGATGTCGCAACTCCAATGCCAAACTTCAAGGAGatcaatttgaatgaaatggCAACACAAGATTCTACTCCTGATGATGATAGCATGTTTCCATCAGATGAGTTTGAACcaaatgatgatgatggcgaaCGTGCTGCGGCTTATGTGATTATAAAAGATGGAAATCAAGAGACAAATAGAAGCAGTACTTCAACAGCAAGCTCTACTGGATTTAAGGATATGCATTTGCCAAACAAGAATGCACCAATGGATATTTCTCACCATGAAGATGCAAATACAGACTTAGGGTGCCTAGATAAATTCTTGAGTTCCACATTGAATGGTGCAGATCAAGGAATATTTAGTAAAATCGGAGAATATCTTCAACATCTTCATCCAAGTTTAACAGAGGAAAGTTGTGATGGCTTGTCTGCTGCCAGTGATAATGATGCAGGAAAGGAGGACATGCAGACGAATGCCAAAATGACTGAGAAACAAGAATGCAAGAAAGAATTGCAAGACCAGCAGATAGTTAGCTTGAATCCTTCCAAGCAGACATCGCATTTGGTAGAACATCCTAGACCACTTGATGATCCACTACTTGATGATATAACTGGAGTTGACATCTTGTACTCACCTAGTGTATCTGAAACCATTGTGCTGGCAGGTTTACTGAACACTTCACAGTTTCGTTGCATCTACTGTGGTGAACAATTTGGTTCAGCAGAGGATGTTGCATTGCATTCTCGTAAACACACGATAGGGAAACCGTGCCGATGTATGCATTGTGGATATCAGACAGCTGACAAAGCCCCAATGAAGGATCATGTCAAGCTACAACATCATAAGACAGGGTCAGTGATGAGTACTATTTCTTGCATCAAAGGAATAGATACCAGAGAAACAGATAAAACAGATGTGCTCAAAGATCCAGAGAATGGGACTTTGTTAAGTTACGAAGGAAGAGAAGGAAGTGAAGGTTTCGCAAGAAAAGAAGATGTAGATTTGCCATTTGGAAAAGAAAGTGAAGATATGATGCATAAAGCCCAAACTTGTGGTTTGCAAAAAGAAGTGGGGAGTGGGACTTTGCCAAAAGGAGCAGAAAGTGGAATGACAAAAGGAGGGTCTGAAAGAAATGCTCTGCCAACAGGGGCAAAAAGTAAGAATTTGCCAGATATGAAGACAAAAAACTGTGGAAATGGAAGAAGGGATGAGTATGATTTCACAGATACTGAAGGTGTTGATGCAGACCCTGACCACAACGAAGTAGTAGTCAACGTCAAGAAAGTATCAAATGCAGACACGAAGATGGAATCAAAAGGCATGAATCCACAGACAAGCTGGGTTCAATGTGATTTGTGTTCAAAATGGAGGAAACTTCCAGCTGATGTCAATGTTAGTGAAGTTACTGAAGAGGATGAGTGGTACTGCAAAATGAATCCAGACAGATCTCACAATGATTGTGAAATTCCAGAAGAGTCATATGATGAAAATGAGATGGTGATTTATTCAGATAGTGGAGAAAAAGCTGGTGATTGTGTCAGAAGAGTAAAGTGTGGAAGACCACGTAAGTTTCAGCAAAGACCTGTGAAAAATGGCGATACTAAACAAACAACATCAAATAGGTCATGTAGAAACCAATCTGGAAAAAGATTATATGTAGAAGAAAAAGGCAATGATGCTAGTTTTGATTCGCCTACAAAACAGAGAAAGTTACAAGCGCAAGGACTAGGCTGGTGTTTCAGTTGTGGTGGATTATGCAATGGAGATTGTATGAAGGTAtcaaagaaaatggctcatactGAAGAGAGTGCTACTGGTGGAGATATTGTTGAAATGGGAAAATCACAGAGTGAGACTAGAGGAAGTAAGAAAAGGACTCATTCTGAAGAGAGTGCTACTGGTGGAGACTTTTTTGAAATGGGAAAAATGCAGAGTGAGACCAGAGGAAGTAAGAGAAGGACTCACTCTGAAGAGAGTGCCACTGGTGGAGACTTTGTTGAAATGGGAAAAACACAGAGTGAGACTAGAGGAAGTAAGAAAAGGACTCACCCTGAAGAGAGTGCCACTGGTGGAGACTTTGTTGAAATGGGAAAAACACAGAGTGGTGTTACTGGTGGAGATAGACATCCAGTGAAAAATATAGGAAAACACACTGGTGCCGGCACATATGGTAATGATATCATTAAGCTTAACCATGACTACATCATTGAAGAGAGTCAAGCAGAAATGGAACTCACACAGAAGTTGAAGTCTGCCAGATCAATGCAATGTCCATACTGTCACAAAAAATTTGGTTCAATTTCCAATGTAATAAGTCACACAAGAATACATACAGGTGCTAACCCATATGTGTGTCTTCATTGCAAGCACCGCTGTATACACAGACAAAATATGCTATTCCATATCATCAATCGCCACTGGGAGAGATCAAATGAAGCATTTGCTAAGATGATAGCATGGTGCGGTAAGAAGACAGGGACAAAATCAAAGGTGTATAAAGAAATGAGACACAAGCATGTATGTACACAGCCAGAAATTCGGCCTTTCTGTTGCGTTGTGTGTGCATCTCACTTCACGTCTAAAATGGCTGCAAAAAGTCACATCTTTGCAAAGCATGGCAACATTTTTCAGAGATGCGTAGCAAAACTGCAAAGAGTGAAAAATAGTAAGCAGTGTAAGGAAATGTTTGGTACGTCAGATGGAAAGATTGATGAGAGCAAGAGTGAAGCTGTGCTTCTTCAAGATGGATTATCAAAAGATAAATGCAAGGAGGGAATGTTACAAAAGGTGGGAGAGAAAGGTGACCATGGTTTGGTCAGTGATCCCCAAGCAACAAACCATTCAATTTCAGACAAAACTTCAGATGCAAAGGATGTTACAGAAGAAAATATTGATGAGAAAGATGTTGAATATGCAAATGCTAAGGAGGTAATGTTAGAGATAGAAAAAGTTGAAGAGAAAAGCGATGAAACTTCAGATGCTAAGAAGGTAACGGTAGAAAAAGTTAAAGAGAAAGGCGATGAAACTTCAGATGCTAAGAAGGTAACGGTAGAAAAAGTTGAAGAGAAAGGTGATGAAACCTCAGATGCTAATGAGATAACAGTAGAAAAAGTTGAAGAGAAAGGTGATGAAACCTCGGATGCTAATGTGATAACGGTAGAAAAAGTTGATGAGAAAAGTGATGAAACTTCAGATGCTAATGAGGTAATGGTAGAAAAAGTTGATGAGAAAAGCGATGAAACTTCAGATGCTAAGGAGGTAATGGTAGAAAAAGTTGACGAGAAAAGCGATGAAACTTCAGATGCTAAGGAGGTAATGGTAGAAAAAGTTGTAGAGAAAGATGATGCAACTTTAAATGCTAAGAAGGTAATGGCAGAAAACATTGATGAGAAAGGCGATGAAACTTCAGATGCTAAGGAGGTAATGGTAGAGAAAGGTGATGCAACTTTAAATGCTAAGAAGGTAATGGCAGAAAACATTGATGAGAAAGGTGATGAAGCTTCAGATGCTGAGGAGGTAACAATAGTAAAGATTATTGAAAATGGGGTTGAAACAATGAATGCTGAGGAAAACTTTTATGCGAGAGGTGATGAGCCTTCAGATGCTAAAGTTGTAAAGGCGGAAAATATTGACAAGAAAGGTGATGAAACTTCAGAAACTAAGGAGGTAACAGTAGAGAAGATCGATgagaatggtgatgatgatgatggaacaTTAGAAAATGTTAGAAAATCCTTTCAAGCAATGTTAGAAAAGTTGATCCAGGAAAGTGCAGATGATGATGATACATCCGAAAACCTTAATACAAATGACAATGAAGCCCTTGCAACAAATACAGAAACAGATGTTACCAATCCTGAGATATTGCTTGATAATGTTGGTGATTTTGATGCAGTAGAAGCAAGACCTTTGATTAGCCAAACGATATTTGAGGCAAAAGAGGCAAAATTAAAAGAGCTACACAATGCAAAGGGTAATGAAGACATTGCCTCAGAACCAGTTGCAGATGTCATAGGAAATTCAGAAATGTCCGGTGAAAATGAAACCTCCATCCATAGTTTAGATCTAGATGTTAAGGAGGTTACACCTTTGACAAGCTATGAGGATGATGATGTTGCCTTGCACAGAGATTTTAAAGACATTGACAATTATGATGATTTCTTCAGGGATGGAATGCAAGTAATTACTGACAGTGAGAAGAACTcggatgcaggtatgcaagtaaCAAATGTAGCTATTACTTGTAATCATGTCAAGACAGAGCCAAGAAGTTTCAGAGAATGTGATGCTTCTATTGATTCTTCCACAGCTGGTTTAAGAGATGGTATGCACCAAGGAGATATGAACGACTCCAGAGATATGAGTCACTCTGGAGATATGAACGACTCTGGAGATATGAACGACTCTGGAGATATGAGCGACTCTGGGGATATGCAGGACTCTGGAGATATGAGGGACTCTGGAGATATGAGTCACTCTGGAGATATGAGTCACTCTGGAGATATGAGGGACTCTGGAGATATGAACAGTTATGGCGATATAAGCAACTATAAAAATATGAGCAATTCATATGATTTGAAGTATGATGATTCCTTCAAGAATGGAATGCAAGTAATTACTGACAGTGAGAAGAACTCTGATTCAGGTACGCATATAGCTGATGTAGAGATTATTGGTGATTATATCAAGATGGAGCCAAGAAGTCCCAGCAAATGGGATGCTTCTATTGATTCATCCACAGCCCGTTTAAGAGATAGTATTCACCAAGGAGAAGAGAATAAGGATGATATAAAAGAAATTAATTTGCAACAAATTGAAATGACATCAGTGACAGTAGTAGAACATATTAATGGTCTGGTAGATGACAAAACAGACATGAGCGACTCTGGAGATAAGGACGACTCTGGAAATATGAGCGACTCTGGAGATATGAGCGACTCTGGAGATATGAGCGACTCTGGAGATATGAGTGACTCTGAAGATGTGATTCACTCTGGAGATATGATTGACTCTGGAGATATGAGCGACTCTGGAGATATGAGCGACTCTGAAGATATGAGCGACTCTGAAGTTATGAGCGACTCTGGAAATATGAGAGATTCATATGAGATGAGGTATGATGATTCCTTCAAGAATGGAATGCAAGTAATTACTAACAGTGAGAAGAACTCCAATGCAAGTACGCATGTAGCTGATGCAGCTAGTACTTGTAATCAAGTCAAGATAGAGCCAAGAAGTCCAAGAGAATATGATGCTTCCATCGATTCCTCCATAGCAGCTGATGAAGAGAGTACTTGCAATCATGTCAAGGTAGAACCAAGAAGTCCCAGAGAATGTGATGCTTCTATTGATTCTTCCATAGCTGGTTTAAGAGATTGTTTCCATCAAAGCCACAAAGCAGGTACATTAAGTACTTGCACCACTATTAGAGATAGGAAAGCATGTAGCAATGACTGTACTAATTTGGAAGAGTCTGAAGACGTGCATACACCAGAAAGGACTGACAGAACACGCCGGATTTCACATGGACAATCTAGTAGTGCAGTTGAAGAACCGAGTGGAACTACAGGACTGTCCAATATGTCAAACCAGGTCCCAGTTCCAAAATCAGAAGAGCCAGCACTACAACAAGCTGTGTTTGATGAGCAAAATACTGTTCACTGCTCTGCTGATGGGTCCAGTGGTGAAGGTCTGCATGTCAACAGGGTGCAAAATTCATCACCTATGAGTGGGTTGACTAGACCAAGTGTGCCATCAGTTAACAGGGCCAGTTTCACCGATACATACCACCATGGAAGGGCAGAAGTGAGAGAAAGCTCTGATCAAGGTGAAAATGCATCACATAACTCGATGGCAATGCCAGTTGTCAAGAACAGGATATGTAATGTTCATCCCAATAACACAAGCCATAACCAGAGCAGCTGGTCCAGCAGCTGGAATCCTCAACCATCGTCCACATCAAAAAGATCAGTTGACTTTGTCTATGCACCAAGTGCTGGGGAGAAACTAATATGGGAAGCACAGGTTGTTCAATGTCCAGTGTGTAGCGTAGAGAAAGACTCCACTAAAGAAGTGATGAGTCACATGCGAGAATATCACAGTAGTGAGACCCCATTCAGATGTTGTCATTGTATGTACTcctcaatgaatgtacaaaccaTGGTAGATCACGGCAATCGGCTTCATCCAGCCAGTTTGTATGACCTCTGCCATTTCTTTCATATATGTCAGTGGCAAAGTGTTGGAAACAATGGAGCTACACCGTGCACTCCGAGAGCATCTGGGAAGAGAGCATGTCGTCCACTGAATGCAGATGCAGAGTTTTACCATTGCACGTCCTGTGGATTTAAGTCATTCCAGCTTCCCATGATGGTTGACCACATCCAAAGAGCTCACAAGAAGTCTTTGTACTTGGAGATTGACCCATCAACTCAACAAGTTGTCTGTCCTGTATGTCTTCATCACTGGGATCATCTACAGATTGCATTGAGTCACACTTGCTCTGGAGCTGGTAGAAACATCTTATTCGCATATGGAGAAAGTGTGGAGGAATCTCAGGAACAGAGGGCAGGTCAAAATAGAAACAGTGGTGATGGTGGATTCAACACAGTTTGGAACCCAGCACAAAGCACAGTCACTACTCATTGTCATTCCAGTCTTTCCAGTCATGCATTGTCTGGACAAGAAGCATTCCATGGTATACAGTATTCCAGGCAGCATCCTTCATCTGTAGATCTAAGAATACGGCCTACCTCTCCAGAGTACAATGCAAATCCTTCCCCAT ATCCAAGAGAGTAG